Proteins from a single region of Ziziphus jujuba cultivar Dongzao chromosome 1, ASM3175591v1:
- the LOC132799792 gene encoding disease resistance RPP13-like protein 4 — MSQLVDAMLQNLFQLVKNEAQYALDFKVEFDKMESRLDLMIAFMIDTENLKNKNEVAKAAIIKLRGMIYDADNVLTDCIVRDEYKKYRSCFHSYLSDPLFLYKTGKKLKDINTRIEQIEKSLGSFQRDPHHTIHTEDSSHARGFMSQDSYPSETVGLEADLKKIKGWILDTQETLLQITIVGMGGLGKTTIAQKIFHDNEVLSRFDKIIWVTVSRAFREEHVLKHMLERLGKKVSGFDSSQLLGEFQQVLAEKTCLIVMDDVWEMNMEWWTTLCSIFPRRDGKSSSIIITTRNENVANDMGIENSRIHKPDFLNYIDSWSLFSKFAFSSNKGICPNPKFEKIGKDITKKCGGLPLAIKTIGALLAPKIESLASWTQTWESFHDLTTEGINKSVMASLQLSYDELPSHLKQCLLSFSIYPEDFEVRIEQLIHW; from the coding sequence ATGTCTCAGCTGGTAGATGCTATGCTCCAAAACCTTTTTCAACTAGTAAAGAACGAGGCACAATACGCATTGGACTTCAAAGTTGAGTTTGATAAAATGGAGTCACGCCTTGATCTTATGATAGCCTTCATGATTGACACTGAGAATCTCAAGAATAAGAATGAAGTTGCCAAGGCAGCTATAATCAAGCTTAGGGGAATGATTTATGATGCTGATAACGTTCTTACTGATTGCATTGTCAGAGATGAATACAAGAAATATCGATCTTGCTTCCATTCATACCTCTCTGATCCATTGTTTTTGTATAAGACAGGAAAGAAATTGAAAGACATCAATACGAGAATTGAGCAGATAGAGAAGAGCTTGGGTAGTTTCCAAAGAGATCCACATCATACCATTCACACTGAAGATTCAAGCCATGCTAGAGGATTCATGTCTCAAGATTCCTACCCATCCGAGACAGTTGGattggaagctgatttgaagaaGATCAAAGGGTGGATTCTTGACACCCAAGAAACACTTTTGCAAATTACCATTGTGGGGATGGGGGGTTTGGGAAAAACCACCATTGCCCAGAAAATCTTTCATGATAATGAGGTACTAAGTCGGTTTGATAAGATCATATGGGTTACTGTTTCAAGAGCTTTTAGGGAGGAGCATGTTCTAAAGCACATGTTGGAAAGGTTAGGGAAAAAGGTATCTGGGTTCGATAGTAGCCAATTGCTTGGAGAGTTTCAACAAGTTCTTGCTGAGAAGACTTGCCTTATTGTTATGGATGATGTATGGGAAATGAATATGGAATGGTGGACAACCCTGTGCTCCATTTTTCCAAGACGAGATGGTAAAAGCAGCTCCATCATAATTACTACAAGGAATGAAAATGTTGCTAATGATATGGGCATTGAAAACTCGCGAATCCATAAGCCTGATTTTCTAAATTACATCGACAGTTGGTCTTTATTCTCCAAATTTGCATTTTCTTCTAATAAGGGAATTTGTCCAAATCCCAAGTTTGAGAAAATAGGCAAGGATATCACGAAGAAGTGTGGGGGGCTTCCACTAGCAATCAAGACAATAGGAGCTTTATTAGCACCAAAGATTGAATCCCTTGCTAGTTGGACTCAAACTTGGGAAAGTTTTCATGACTTGACAACTGAAGGAATAAATAAATCGGTTATGGCATCTCTTCAACTGAGTTATGATGAACTCCCATCTCATCTAAAGCAATGCCTATTGTCTTTCTCCATTTACCCTGAAGACTTCGAGGTAAGAATTGAACAACTAATCCATTGGTAG